A region from the Thermoanaerobaculum aquaticum genome encodes:
- the nrfD gene encoding NrfD/PsrC family molybdoenzyme membrane anchor subunit: protein MLGAQTWSAPSRWQFIKQELKPKGPLWTPFNMLAAFVIVGGLIITAIRFAKGLGAVTNLNQTYPWGLWIGFDVITGVAFAGGAYLVTLSVYVLHAEKFHPIVRPTVLNGFLSYVFYAGALVLDLGRPWHIANPIIGNKFGYNSVLFLVSWHFLLYMLAELLEFSPVVAEWLNAEKAKRWLSRLTLGAVIFGVTLSTLHQSGLGALYLFAKPKLHPLWYSEFLPVLFLASSVFAGIAMIIFEGTISHRVFRDRIDPQHHASFEDIVFSLSKGAAVSMYVYLFMKFLIFVHGQHWNYVATKWGAWFLVEVVVFTLIPCALFTHGYRQQRLDLVRIAAGMTLVGILLNRLNVSVIAFNWNSPATYYPTVWEVWVSLMVVFMEILVFRWVVNRMPVLSSATH from the coding sequence ATGCTGGGGGCGCAAACGTGGTCGGCACCATCGCGGTGGCAGTTCATAAAGCAAGAGCTTAAGCCCAAAGGTCCGTTGTGGACCCCGTTTAACATGCTGGCCGCCTTTGTGATTGTTGGTGGCCTCATCATCACCGCCATCCGCTTTGCCAAAGGTTTGGGGGCGGTCACCAACCTCAACCAAACCTACCCTTGGGGCTTGTGGATTGGGTTTGACGTCATCACCGGCGTTGCTTTTGCTGGCGGCGCTTACCTGGTGACGCTTTCGGTTTACGTGCTCCACGCCGAAAAATTCCATCCCATTGTCCGGCCCACGGTGCTCAACGGCTTTCTAAGCTACGTCTTTTATGCCGGTGCTTTGGTCTTGGACTTGGGGCGTCCCTGGCATATCGCCAACCCCATCATTGGCAACAAGTTTGGCTACAACTCGGTGCTGTTCTTGGTTTCTTGGCACTTTTTGCTTTACATGTTGGCCGAGCTTTTGGAGTTTTCCCCGGTGGTGGCGGAATGGCTCAACGCCGAAAAAGCCAAGCGATGGCTTTCCCGGCTGACCCTGGGCGCGGTTATCTTTGGGGTAACCTTGTCCACGTTACATCAGTCGGGTTTAGGTGCTTTGTACCTTTTTGCCAAGCCCAAATTACATCCTCTTTGGTACTCGGAGTTCCTTCCGGTGTTGTTTTTGGCTTCCAGTGTGTTTGCCGGCATTGCCATGATCATCTTTGAGGGCACCATCAGCCACCGGGTCTTTCGCGACAGGATTGACCCCCAACACCACGCTTCTTTTGAGGACATTGTTTTTTCCCTCTCCAAAGGGGCTGCGGTGAGCATGTACGTGTACTTGTTCATGAAGTTCTTGATCTTCGTTCACGGTCAACATTGGAACTACGTGGCCACAAAATGGGGGGCGTGGTTTTTGGTGGAGGTGGTGGTATTTACCCTGATCCCCTGCGCCCTGTTTACCCACGGGTACCGGCAGCAGCGTTTGGACCTGGTGCGCATTGCCGCGGGGATGACGCTGGTGGGCATTCTTCTCAACCGCCTTAACGTGTCGGTCATTGCCTTTAACTGGAACAGCCCCGCCACCTACTACCCCACGGTTTGGGAGGTGTGGGTTTCGCTCATGGTGGTGTTTATGGAAATCCTGGTGTTCCGTTGGGTGGTGAACCGTATGCCGGTGTTGTCATCGGCGACCCACTGA